One genomic window of Eptesicus fuscus isolate TK198812 chromosome 6, DD_ASM_mEF_20220401, whole genome shotgun sequence includes the following:
- the PNPLA6 gene encoding patatin-like phospholipase domain-containing protein 6 isoform X4, with protein sequence METQRTGAAVNFSGVDVAQWDGVQDVLAPGEGSVGRVCDAQPVPFVPQVLGVMIGAGVAVFVTAVLILLLVRRLRVPKTPAPEGPRYRFRKRDKVLFYGRKIMRKVSQSTSSLVDTSVSTTSRPRMKKKLKMLNIAKKILRIQKETPTLQRKEPPPAVLEADLTEGDLANSHLPSEVLYMLKNVRVLGHFEKPLFLELCRHMIFQRLSQGDYVFRPGQPDASIYVVQDGLLELCLPGPDGKECVVKEVGPGDSVNSLLSILDVITGHQHPHRTVSARAARDSTVLRLPVEAFSAVFTKYPESLVRVVQIIMVRLQRVTFLALHNYLGLTNELFSHEIQPLRLFPSPGLPARTSPVRGSKRVGSTSATEEPREAPGRPPDPTGAPLPGPAGDLAKPTSLEAPSAPLLSRCISMPVDISGLQGGPRSDFDMAYERGRISVSLQEEASVGPQVVPVREPREQPAGACEYSYCEDESATGGCPFGPYQGRQTSSIFEAAKRELAKLMRIEDPSLLNSRVLLHHAKAGTIIARQGDQDVSLHFVLWGCLHVYQRMIDKAEDVCLFIAQPGELVGQLAVLTGEPLIFTLRAQRDCTFLRISKCDFYEIMRAQPSVVLSAAHTVAARMSPFVRQMDFAIDWTAVEAGRALYRQGDRSDCTYIVLNGRLRSVIQRGSGKKELVGEYGRGDLVGVVEALTRQPRATTVHAVRDTELAKLPEGTLGHIKRRYPQVVTRLIHLLSQKILGNLQQLQGPFPAGSGLGVPPHSELTNPASNLATVAVLPVCAEVPMVAFTLELQHALQAIGPTLLLNSDIIRARLGASALDSIQEFRLSGWLAQQEDTHRIVLYQTDSSLTPWTVRCLRQADCILIVGLGDQEPTLGQLEQMLENTAVRALKQLVLLHREEGPGPTRTVEWLNMRSWCSGHLHLRCPRRLFSRRSPAKLHELYEKVFSRRVDRHSDFSRLARVLTGNTIALVLGGGGARGCSHIGVLKALEEAGVPVDLVGGTSIGSFIGALYAEERSASRTKQRAREWAKSMTSVLEPMLDLTYPATSMFTGSAFNRSIHRVFQDKQIEDLWLPYFNVTTDITASAMRVHKDGSLWRYVRASMTLSGYLPPLCDPKDGHLLMDGGYINNLPADIARSMGAKTVIAIDVGSQDETDLSTYGDSLSGWWLLWKRLNPWTDKIKVPDMAEIQSRLAYVSCVRQLEVVKSSSYCEYLRPPIDCFKTMDFGKFDQIYDVGYQYGKAVFGGWSRGDVIEKMLTDRRSADLIESRRADVLAFPSSGFTDLAEIVSRIEPPTTYVSDGCADGEESDCLTEYEEDAGPDCSRDEGGSPEGASPSTASEMEEDKSILRHRRCLPQDAASSPADT encoded by the exons ATGGAGACACAGAGGACTGGGGCCGCTGTGAACTTCTCGGGTGTGGACGTAGCGCAATGGGATGGGGTCCAGGACGTCCTGGCCCCCGGGGAGGGCTCGGTGGGGCGGGTATGCGATGCGCAGCCAGTGCCATTCGTCCCGCAGGTGCTGGGCGTGATGATCGGGGCCGGAGTCGCCGTGTTCGTCACCGCCGTGCTCATCCTCCTGCTAGTGCGGAGGCTTCGAGTGCCGA AAACCCCAGCCCCGGAGGGCCCGCGGTATCGATTCCGGAAGAGGGACAAAGTGCTTTTCTATGGCCGGAAGATTATGCGGAAG GTGTCACAGTCCACTTCCTCCCTGGTGGACACCTCCGTCTCCACCACCTCCAGGCCTCGCATGAAGAAGAAACTCAAGATGCTGAACATTGCCAAGAA GATCCTCCGCATCCAGAAAGAGACTCCCACACTGCAGCGGAAGGAGCCCCCGCCTGCCGTGCTGGAGGCTGACCTGACCGAGGGCGACCTGGCCaactcccacctgccctccgAGGTGCTCTACATGCTGAAGAACGTGCG GGTGCTGGGCCACTTCGAGAAGCCGCTCTTTCTGGAGCTCTGCCGGCACATGATCTTCCAGCGGCTCAGCCAGGGGGACTACGTCTTccggccaggccagccagacGCCAGCATCTATGTGGTGCAGGACGGGCTGCTGGAGCTCTGCCTGCCAGGGCCG GACGGGAAGGAGTGTGTGGTGAAGGAAGTAGGCCCCGGGGACAGTGTCAACAGCCTCCTGAGCATCCTGGATGTCATCACT GGTCACCAGCACCCCCATCGTACAGTGTCTGCCCGCGCAGCCCGAGACTCCACTGTGCTGCGGCTGCCGGTGGAGGCCTTCTCTGCAGTTTTCACCAAGTACCCGGAGAGCCTGGTGCGGGTGGTGCAG ATCATCATGGTGAGGCTGCAGCGAGTCACCTTCCTGGCCCTCCACAACTACCTGGGTCTGACCAATGAGCTCTTCAGCCAC GAGATCCAACCCCTGCGCCTCTtccccagccccggcctcccAGCTCGCACCAGCCCCGTTCGAGGCTCCAAGCGTGTTGGCAGCACCTCGGCAACTGAGGAGCCTCGGGAGGCCCCTGGCCGGCCACCTGACCCCACCGGGGCCCCTCTGCCTGGACCTGCAG GGGACCTGGCGAAGCCCACATCCCTGGAAGCCCCCTCGGCCCCCCTGCTGAGCCGCTGCATCTCCATGCCAGTGGACATCTCAG GCTTGCAGGGAGGTCCCCGCTCGGACTTCGACATGGCGTATGAACGTGGCCGGATTTCCGTGTCTCTGCAAGAAGAGGCTTCAGTGGGGCCCCAGGTAGTCCCTGTTCGG GAGCCCCGGGAGCAGCCGGCAGGTGCCTGCGAGTACAGCTACTGTGAGGATGAGTCAGCCACCGGCGGCTGCCCCTTCGGGCCCTACCAGGGCCGCCAGACCAGTAGCATCTTTGAGGCGGCAAAGCGGGAGCTGGCCAAGTTGATGCGGATTGAG gACCCCTCCCTCCTGAACAGCCGAGTCTTGCTACATCATGCTAAAGCCGGCACCATCATTGCCCGCCAGGGGGACCAG GATGTGAGCCTGCACTTTGTGCTCTGGGGCTGCCTGCACGTCTACCAGCGCATGATCGACAAGGCTGAGGACGTGTGCCTGTTCATCGCACAGCCAGGCGAGCTGGTTGGGCAGCTGGCTGTGCTCACGGGGGAGCCCCTCATCTTCACGCTGCGAGCCCAGCGCGACTGCACTTTCCTGCGGATCTCCAAGTGCGACTTCTATGA GATCATGCGCGCACAGCCCAGTGTGGTGCTGAGTGCCGCGCACACGGTGGCTGCGAGGATGTCACCCTTTGTGCGCCAGATGGACTTTGCCATCGACTGGACAGCCGTGGAGGCTGGACGAGCGCTGTACAG acagGGCGACCGCTCGGACTGCACCTACATCGTGCTCAATGGGCGGCTGCGCAGCGTCATCCAGCGTGGCAGTGGCAAGAAGGAGCTGGTGGGCGAGTACGGCCGCGGGGATCTTGTCGGAGTG GTGGAAGCGCTGACGCGGCAGCCGCGCGCCACCACGGTGCACGCGGTGCGCGACACAGAGCTGGCCAAGCTCCCCGAGGGCACCCTGGGCCACATCAAACGGCGGTACCCGCAG GTCGTGACCCGCCTCATTCACCTGCTGAGCCAGAAAATTCTGGGGAATTTGCAGCAGCTGCAAGGACCGTTCCCAG CAGGCTCGGGACTGGGTGTGCCCCCTCACTCGGAACTCACCAACCCAGCCAGCAACCTGGCCACGGTGGCAGTCCTGCCTGTGTGTGCGGAGGTGCCCATGGTGGCCTTCACCCTGGAGCTGCAGCATGCTCTGCAAGCCATCG GCCCCACACTCCTCCTCAACAGTGACATCATCCGGGCACGCCTGGGCGCCTCCGCACtggacag catcCAGGAGTTTCGGCTGTCCGGATGGCTGGCCCAGCAGGAGGACACCCACCGCATTGTGCTCTACCAGACAGACTCCTCGCTGACGCCCTGGACCGTGCGCTGCCTGCGCCAGGCTGACTGCATCCTCATCGTGGGCCTGGGCGACCAGGAGCCCACGCTTGGCCAG CTGGAGCAGATGCTGGAGAACACGGCGGTGCGCGCCCTCAAGCAGCTGGTCCTGCTGCACCGGGAGGAGGGCCCGGGCCCCACGCGCACCGTGGAGTGGCTCAACATGCGCAGCTGGTGCTCCGGACACCTGCACCTGCGCTGTCCCCGCCGCCTCTTCTCGCGTCGCAGTCCTGCCAAGCTG CATGAGCTGTATGAGAAGGTGTTCTCCAGGCGCGTGGACCGGCACAGCGATTTCTCCCGCCTGGCGCGGGTGCTCACCGGCAACACCATCGccctggtgctgggtgggggcggagccag GGGCTGCTCACACATTGGGGTGCTGAAGGCATTGGAAGAGGCGGGGGTCCCTGTCGACCTAGTGGGCGGCACTTCCATCGGCTCCTTCATTGGGGCCCTGTATGCCGAAGAGCGAAGCGCCAGCCGAACTAAGCAGCGGGCCCGCGAGTGGGCCAAG AGCATGACTTCCGTGCTGGAGCCCATGCTGGACCTCACATACCCCGCCACGTCCATGTTCACGGGGTCAGCCTTCAACCGCAGCATCCACCGCGTCTTCCAGGACAAGCAGATTGAG GACCTGTGGCTGCCATACTTCAACGTGACCACGGACATCACCGCCTCGGCCATGCGTGTGCACAAAGACG GCTCCCTATGGCGATACGTGCGCGCCAGCATGACGCTCTCGGGCTACCTGCCCCCGCTCTGCGACCCCAAGGACGGGCACCTCCTCATGGACGGCGGCTACATCAACAACCTGCCAG CGGACATCGCCCGCAGCATGGGTGCCAAGACAGTCATTGCCATTGACGTCGGGAGCCAGGACGAGACCGACCTCAGCACCTACGGGGACAGCCTGTCTGGCTGGTGGCTGCTGTGGAAGCGGCTAAACCCTTGGACGGATAAGATCAAGGTTCCAGACATGGCTGAGATCCAGTCCCGCCTGGCCTACGTGTCCTGCGTACGCCAGCTGGAGGTTGTCAAGTCCAGCTCCTACTGCGAGTACCTGCGCCCCCCCATCGACTGCTTCAAGACCATGGACTTCGGGAAGTTCGACCAGATCTAC GATGTGGGCTACCAGTACGGGAAGGCTGTGTTTGGGGGCTGGAGCCGGGGCGACGTCATTGAGAAGATGCTCACAGACCGGCGGTCTGCTGACCTTATCGAGAGCCGCCGTGCAGAC GTGCTGGCCTTCCCCAGTTCTGGCTTCACTGACTTGGCGGAGATCGTGTCCCGGATCGAGCCCCCCACCACCTATGTTTCTGATGGCTGTGCTGATG GGGAAGAGTCAGACTGCCTGACGGAGTATGAGGAGGACGCAGGACCTGACTGCTCACGGGACGAGGGGGGCTCTCCCGAGGGCGCCAGCCCCAGCACCGCCTCTGAGATG GAGGAGGACAAGTCGATTCTCAGGCACCGGCGCTGCCTGCCACAGGACGCTGCCAGCTCACCTGCAGACACCTGA
- the PNPLA6 gene encoding patatin-like phospholipase domain-containing protein 6 isoform X3, with amino-acid sequence METQRTGAAVNFSGVDVAQWDGVQDVLAPGEGSVGRVCDAQPVPFVPQVLGVMIGAGVAVFVTAVLILLLVRRLRVPKTPAPEGPRYRFRKRDKVLFYGRKIMRKVSQSTSSLVDTSVSTTSRPRMKKKLKMLNIAKKILRIQKETPTLQRKEPPPAVLEADLTEGDLANSHLPSEVLYMLKNVRVLGHFEKPLFLELCRHMIFQRLSQGDYVFRPGQPDASIYVVQDGLLELCLPGPDGKECVVKEVGPGDSVNSLLSILDVITGHQHPHRTVSARAARDSTVLRLPVEAFSAVFTKYPESLVRVVQIIMVRLQRVTFLALHNYLGLTNELFSHEIQPLRLFPSPGLPARTSPVRGSKRVGSTSATEEPREAPGRPPDPTGAPLPGPAGDLAKPTSLEAPSAPLLSRCISMPVDISGLQGGPRSDFDMAYERGRISVSLQEEASVGPQVVPVRTPTQEPREQPAGACEYSYCEDESATGGCPFGPYQGRQTSSIFEAAKRELAKLMRIEDPSLLNSRVLLHHAKAGTIIARQGDQDVSLHFVLWGCLHVYQRMIDKAEDVCLFIAQPGELVGQLAVLTGEPLIFTLRAQRDCTFLRISKCDFYEIMRAQPSVVLSAAHTVAARMSPFVRQMDFAIDWTAVEAGRALYRQGDRSDCTYIVLNGRLRSVIQRGSGKKELVGEYGRGDLVGVVEALTRQPRATTVHAVRDTELAKLPEGTLGHIKRRYPQVVTRLIHLLSQKILGNLQQLQGPFPGSGLGVPPHSELTNPASNLATVAVLPVCAEVPMVAFTLELQHALQAIGPTLLLNSDIIRARLGASALDSIQEFRLSGWLAQQEDTHRIVLYQTDSSLTPWTVRCLRQADCILIVGLGDQEPTLGQLEQMLENTAVRALKQLVLLHREEGPGPTRTVEWLNMRSWCSGHLHLRCPRRLFSRRSPAKLHELYEKVFSRRVDRHSDFSRLARVLTGNTIALVLGGGGARGCSHIGVLKALEEAGVPVDLVGGTSIGSFIGALYAEERSASRTKQRAREWAKSMTSVLEPMLDLTYPATSMFTGSAFNRSIHRVFQDKQIEDLWLPYFNVTTDITASAMRVHKDGSLWRYVRASMTLSGYLPPLCDPKDGHLLMDGGYINNLPADIARSMGAKTVIAIDVGSQDETDLSTYGDSLSGWWLLWKRLNPWTDKIKVPDMAEIQSRLAYVSCVRQLEVVKSSSYCEYLRPPIDCFKTMDFGKFDQIYDVGYQYGKAVFGGWSRGDVIEKMLTDRRSADLIESRRADVLAFPSSGFTDLAEIVSRIEPPTTYVSDGCADGEESDCLTEYEEDAGPDCSRDEGGSPEGASPSTASEMEEDKSILRHRRCLPQDAASSPADT; translated from the exons ATGGAGACACAGAGGACTGGGGCCGCTGTGAACTTCTCGGGTGTGGACGTAGCGCAATGGGATGGGGTCCAGGACGTCCTGGCCCCCGGGGAGGGCTCGGTGGGGCGGGTATGCGATGCGCAGCCAGTGCCATTCGTCCCGCAGGTGCTGGGCGTGATGATCGGGGCCGGAGTCGCCGTGTTCGTCACCGCCGTGCTCATCCTCCTGCTAGTGCGGAGGCTTCGAGTGCCGA AAACCCCAGCCCCGGAGGGCCCGCGGTATCGATTCCGGAAGAGGGACAAAGTGCTTTTCTATGGCCGGAAGATTATGCGGAAG GTGTCACAGTCCACTTCCTCCCTGGTGGACACCTCCGTCTCCACCACCTCCAGGCCTCGCATGAAGAAGAAACTCAAGATGCTGAACATTGCCAAGAA GATCCTCCGCATCCAGAAAGAGACTCCCACACTGCAGCGGAAGGAGCCCCCGCCTGCCGTGCTGGAGGCTGACCTGACCGAGGGCGACCTGGCCaactcccacctgccctccgAGGTGCTCTACATGCTGAAGAACGTGCG GGTGCTGGGCCACTTCGAGAAGCCGCTCTTTCTGGAGCTCTGCCGGCACATGATCTTCCAGCGGCTCAGCCAGGGGGACTACGTCTTccggccaggccagccagacGCCAGCATCTATGTGGTGCAGGACGGGCTGCTGGAGCTCTGCCTGCCAGGGCCG GACGGGAAGGAGTGTGTGGTGAAGGAAGTAGGCCCCGGGGACAGTGTCAACAGCCTCCTGAGCATCCTGGATGTCATCACT GGTCACCAGCACCCCCATCGTACAGTGTCTGCCCGCGCAGCCCGAGACTCCACTGTGCTGCGGCTGCCGGTGGAGGCCTTCTCTGCAGTTTTCACCAAGTACCCGGAGAGCCTGGTGCGGGTGGTGCAG ATCATCATGGTGAGGCTGCAGCGAGTCACCTTCCTGGCCCTCCACAACTACCTGGGTCTGACCAATGAGCTCTTCAGCCAC GAGATCCAACCCCTGCGCCTCTtccccagccccggcctcccAGCTCGCACCAGCCCCGTTCGAGGCTCCAAGCGTGTTGGCAGCACCTCGGCAACTGAGGAGCCTCGGGAGGCCCCTGGCCGGCCACCTGACCCCACCGGGGCCCCTCTGCCTGGACCTGCAG GGGACCTGGCGAAGCCCACATCCCTGGAAGCCCCCTCGGCCCCCCTGCTGAGCCGCTGCATCTCCATGCCAGTGGACATCTCAG GCTTGCAGGGAGGTCCCCGCTCGGACTTCGACATGGCGTATGAACGTGGCCGGATTTCCGTGTCTCTGCAAGAAGAGGCTTCAGTGGGGCCCCAGGTAGTCCCTGTTCGG ACTCCCACTCAGGAGCCCCGGGAGCAGCCGGCAGGTGCCTGCGAGTACAGCTACTGTGAGGATGAGTCAGCCACCGGCGGCTGCCCCTTCGGGCCCTACCAGGGCCGCCAGACCAGTAGCATCTTTGAGGCGGCAAAGCGGGAGCTGGCCAAGTTGATGCGGATTGAG gACCCCTCCCTCCTGAACAGCCGAGTCTTGCTACATCATGCTAAAGCCGGCACCATCATTGCCCGCCAGGGGGACCAG GATGTGAGCCTGCACTTTGTGCTCTGGGGCTGCCTGCACGTCTACCAGCGCATGATCGACAAGGCTGAGGACGTGTGCCTGTTCATCGCACAGCCAGGCGAGCTGGTTGGGCAGCTGGCTGTGCTCACGGGGGAGCCCCTCATCTTCACGCTGCGAGCCCAGCGCGACTGCACTTTCCTGCGGATCTCCAAGTGCGACTTCTATGA GATCATGCGCGCACAGCCCAGTGTGGTGCTGAGTGCCGCGCACACGGTGGCTGCGAGGATGTCACCCTTTGTGCGCCAGATGGACTTTGCCATCGACTGGACAGCCGTGGAGGCTGGACGAGCGCTGTACAG acagGGCGACCGCTCGGACTGCACCTACATCGTGCTCAATGGGCGGCTGCGCAGCGTCATCCAGCGTGGCAGTGGCAAGAAGGAGCTGGTGGGCGAGTACGGCCGCGGGGATCTTGTCGGAGTG GTGGAAGCGCTGACGCGGCAGCCGCGCGCCACCACGGTGCACGCGGTGCGCGACACAGAGCTGGCCAAGCTCCCCGAGGGCACCCTGGGCCACATCAAACGGCGGTACCCGCAG GTCGTGACCCGCCTCATTCACCTGCTGAGCCAGAAAATTCTGGGGAATTTGCAGCAGCTGCAAGGACCGTTCCCAG GCTCGGGACTGGGTGTGCCCCCTCACTCGGAACTCACCAACCCAGCCAGCAACCTGGCCACGGTGGCAGTCCTGCCTGTGTGTGCGGAGGTGCCCATGGTGGCCTTCACCCTGGAGCTGCAGCATGCTCTGCAAGCCATCG GCCCCACACTCCTCCTCAACAGTGACATCATCCGGGCACGCCTGGGCGCCTCCGCACtggacag catcCAGGAGTTTCGGCTGTCCGGATGGCTGGCCCAGCAGGAGGACACCCACCGCATTGTGCTCTACCAGACAGACTCCTCGCTGACGCCCTGGACCGTGCGCTGCCTGCGCCAGGCTGACTGCATCCTCATCGTGGGCCTGGGCGACCAGGAGCCCACGCTTGGCCAG CTGGAGCAGATGCTGGAGAACACGGCGGTGCGCGCCCTCAAGCAGCTGGTCCTGCTGCACCGGGAGGAGGGCCCGGGCCCCACGCGCACCGTGGAGTGGCTCAACATGCGCAGCTGGTGCTCCGGACACCTGCACCTGCGCTGTCCCCGCCGCCTCTTCTCGCGTCGCAGTCCTGCCAAGCTG CATGAGCTGTATGAGAAGGTGTTCTCCAGGCGCGTGGACCGGCACAGCGATTTCTCCCGCCTGGCGCGGGTGCTCACCGGCAACACCATCGccctggtgctgggtgggggcggagccag GGGCTGCTCACACATTGGGGTGCTGAAGGCATTGGAAGAGGCGGGGGTCCCTGTCGACCTAGTGGGCGGCACTTCCATCGGCTCCTTCATTGGGGCCCTGTATGCCGAAGAGCGAAGCGCCAGCCGAACTAAGCAGCGGGCCCGCGAGTGGGCCAAG AGCATGACTTCCGTGCTGGAGCCCATGCTGGACCTCACATACCCCGCCACGTCCATGTTCACGGGGTCAGCCTTCAACCGCAGCATCCACCGCGTCTTCCAGGACAAGCAGATTGAG GACCTGTGGCTGCCATACTTCAACGTGACCACGGACATCACCGCCTCGGCCATGCGTGTGCACAAAGACG GCTCCCTATGGCGATACGTGCGCGCCAGCATGACGCTCTCGGGCTACCTGCCCCCGCTCTGCGACCCCAAGGACGGGCACCTCCTCATGGACGGCGGCTACATCAACAACCTGCCAG CGGACATCGCCCGCAGCATGGGTGCCAAGACAGTCATTGCCATTGACGTCGGGAGCCAGGACGAGACCGACCTCAGCACCTACGGGGACAGCCTGTCTGGCTGGTGGCTGCTGTGGAAGCGGCTAAACCCTTGGACGGATAAGATCAAGGTTCCAGACATGGCTGAGATCCAGTCCCGCCTGGCCTACGTGTCCTGCGTACGCCAGCTGGAGGTTGTCAAGTCCAGCTCCTACTGCGAGTACCTGCGCCCCCCCATCGACTGCTTCAAGACCATGGACTTCGGGAAGTTCGACCAGATCTAC GATGTGGGCTACCAGTACGGGAAGGCTGTGTTTGGGGGCTGGAGCCGGGGCGACGTCATTGAGAAGATGCTCACAGACCGGCGGTCTGCTGACCTTATCGAGAGCCGCCGTGCAGAC GTGCTGGCCTTCCCCAGTTCTGGCTTCACTGACTTGGCGGAGATCGTGTCCCGGATCGAGCCCCCCACCACCTATGTTTCTGATGGCTGTGCTGATG GGGAAGAGTCAGACTGCCTGACGGAGTATGAGGAGGACGCAGGACCTGACTGCTCACGGGACGAGGGGGGCTCTCCCGAGGGCGCCAGCCCCAGCACCGCCTCTGAGATG GAGGAGGACAAGTCGATTCTCAGGCACCGGCGCTGCCTGCCACAGGACGCTGCCAGCTCACCTGCAGACACCTGA